A window of the Lactuca sativa cultivar Salinas chromosome 5, Lsat_Salinas_v11, whole genome shotgun sequence genome harbors these coding sequences:
- the LOC111881851 gene encoding putative UPF0481 protein At3g02645 — translation MAVTTSLSSMSRQQRWIHQIRKKFVKEVTIDISEENPICIFTVQKSVTIFKPDAYFPQVIALGPYHHMDPHLYDMERYKIATAKSLFNQTCAHLGNIKFRELLISKIKELDPVIRGCYHSYLDFNDNTLSWIMAIDGLFLLNILQDHFANLEDNKMLPASVLSRDLMLLENQIPSVLLKEIYRTLKYNSSEKYDDVVELLHMMEQFCRANSPLKLPSISSCQDHGGTYLHLLDLMYQLIVTNGFSDTQRVPPDEEKEEKQDESEETEVMEDDINSVCDNIDLITKIAMKFGIATKILKPFQVIQGMPWDKILSFLGLKRVNDSGKHEGPMVQEIKIPCVSTLHYYAGITFSSTNGGIMDIKFVEEEATLYLPVITLDVNSEVVLRNLVAYENAMHYSYSSQSISKFVDLISGIIDNAEDVILLKQKGIIKGDLTNNQIAELFNGMNKATRNSDSKTVANINKYYKKRLVVKIFKFIKKRFFYLWKVIARLLTILLLLLLVLYSFCQFYGCPKVVGSSN, via the coding sequence ATGGCCGTCACCACAAGTTTATCTTCCATGTCCAGACAACAAAGATGGATTCATCAAATTCGCAAGAAATTCGTCAAGGAAGTCACCATAGACATTTCTGAAGAAAACCCTATATGTATTTTCACTGTTCAAAAATCGGTTACCATTTTTAAACCTGATGCTTATTTCCCTCAGGTGATTGCTTTAGGTCCATACCATCATATGGATCCTCATTTATATGATATGGAAAGGTACAAGATTGCTACTGCAAAATCACTTTTCAACCAAACCTGTGCTCATCTCGGAAACATCAAGTTTCGAGAGTTATTAATCAGTAAAATCAAAGAACTCGACCCTGTTATCCGAGGTTGCTACCATAGCTACTTGGACTTCAATGACAATACCTTATCTTGGATTATGGCCATAGATGGTTTATTTTTGCTTAACATCTTGCAAGACCACTTTGCTAATCTTGAAGATAACAAGATGCTACCAGCCAGTGTTCTTTCTAGAGACCTAATGCTTTTAGAGAACCAAATCCCGTCTGTTTTATTGAAAGAAATTTATAGAACATTGAAATACAATTCGTCTGAAAAGTATGATGATGTAGTCGAGTTGCTTCATATGATGGAGCAATTTTGTCGCGCAAACTCTCCTCTCAAATTGCCATCAATTTCATCATGCCAAGATCATGGAGGAACCTACTTGCATTTACTAGATTTAATGTATCAGTTGATTGTTACCAATGGATTTTCTGATACCCAAAGAGTTCCTCcagatgaagaaaaagaagagaaaCAAGATGAGTCAGAGGAAACAGAGGTAATGGAAGATGATATTAATTCTGTTTGCGATAATATTGATTTAATAACAAAAATAGCCATGAAATTTGGGATTGCTACAAAAATCCTCAAGCCGTTCCAGGTTATACAAGGCATGCCATGGGATAAAATATTGAGTTTCTTAGGCTTAAAGAGAGTCAATGATTCTGGTAAACATGAAGGTCCTATGGTGCAGGAGATTAAGATACCATGTGTCTCTACCTTACACTACTATGCAGGGATAACGTTTAGCTCCACAAACGGAGGTATAATGGACATTAAGTTTGTAGAAGAAGAAGCTACTTTATACTTGCCTGTAATAACCTTAGATGTTAATTCAGAAGTAGTTTTGAGGAATTTGGTAGCCTATGAAAACGCTATGCACTATTCATATTCCAGCCAGTCAATCTCAAAATTTGTTGATCTGATAAGTGGAATTATCGACAACGCTGAGGATGTTATACTGTTAAAGCAAAAGGGAATCATTAAAGGTGACCTAACGAATAACCAGATTGCAGAACTTTTCAATGGGATGAACAAAGCAACAAGGAATTCTGATAGCAAGACTGTCGCAAATATTAATAAATACTATAAGAAGAGGTTGGTTGTGAAGATATTTAAGTTCATCAAAAAGAGATTCTTTTATTTGTGGAAGGTGATCGCTCGTCTTTTAACGattctgttgttgttgttgctggtATTGTATTCCTTTTGTCAGTTCTATGGCTGTCCTAAGGTCGTTGGCAGCAGCAACTAG